A genomic segment from Glycine max cultivar Williams 82 chromosome 1, Glycine_max_v4.0, whole genome shotgun sequence encodes:
- the LOC121172775 gene encoding putative disease resistance protein RGA3 yields MAEAVFKVVLENLSSLAATELGTLLGFNGEKKKLHNMFTAIKAKFQDAEEKQFSNEAIKDWLGKLTDASYELDDVLEECAYEELWLEYEVKCCLSEMMLKMMVMECGMNCIEDHFFQDIVKDDGQS; encoded by the exons ATGGCTGAGGCTGTATTCAAAGTTGTGCTTGAAAATTTGAGCTCCCTCGCAGCAACAGAGCTGGGAACACTTCTGGGTTTCaatggagaaaagaaaaagcttcACAACATGTTCACTGCAATCAAGGCCAAGTTTCAAGATGCTGAGGAGAAACAATTCTCAAATGAAGCTATCAAGGATTGGCTGGGAAAGCTAACAGATGCATCTTATGAGCTGGATGACGTGTTGGAGGAATGTGCCTATGAAGAATTGTGGTTGGAATATGAAGTCAAGTGTTGTCTATCTGAAATG ATGCTGAAGATGATGGTGATGGAGTGTGGGATGAACTGTATCGAAGATCATTTTTTTCAGGATATTGTGAAAGATGATGGGCAAAGTTGA